Proteins co-encoded in one Osmerus mordax isolate fOsmMor3 chromosome 11, fOsmMor3.pri, whole genome shotgun sequence genomic window:
- the olfcn1 gene encoding extracellular calcium-sensing receptor: protein MCRKEWCFLYSLAVLSLSSASGSASGCEVMGKFNMQRLFKPGDITIGGIFPVSNKQEQSNISYMGKPPDVRCVGFDLRAFRWTQVMIFAIEEINEDNLLLPNISLGYRIQDSCASPTNVLRAAVTLVSRSEEPGALCPPVAALIAESGSSQSLALASTLGPFRVPTVSYFSTCACLSDREKYPTFFRTIPSDFYQAKALAALVRRFGWTWIGALQSDNDYGRNGILAFTEEVQKQGVCIAFVGTVLRTYTRARILDVVDTIKQSMVKVILAFVPEGDLYPLMQEVVLQNITGIQWIASEAWITAARPSTPEIYRSFGGTIGFVVRKVAIPRFEPFLRGISPYADPSAGFIRDFWEIMAGCRPLAPGQVQGAGGGARSWARSGARSGARSGAEGVKWCSGTETLAGSSDVFFNVTQLRVAYNVYNAVYAIAHALHNLIFCQKYGESLEMPCVNVSQIQPKQVSDQLQKVRLTNPFGEAVFFDKNGDPPPSYDIINWQLREGQVDHVTVGHFGSASDGGYKLSIKEEDIVWGTGDMIPTAACSAVCPLGTRMAQVKGRPVCCFDCIPCPEGTIANSTGAVDCDPCPREYWSNKMRDNCIQKTIEFLSYNEPMGIALTVISLLGACLSLATMSVYIHYRDTPVIKASNFELSSLLLFSLFMCFLCPLPFLGKPTTLTCMLRHTAFAVTFALCISCILGKTIIVVTAFRATLPGSNMVGKFGPSQQRVIVCSCTFVQIFICVLWLNLNPPFADKVFRYSNKKIVLECNPGSEVAFYAVLGYIGLLAGTCLVLAFLARKLPDNFNEAKFITFSMLIFCAVWITFIPAYVSSPGKVTVAVEIFAILSSAYGLLICIFAPKCYIIFMKPEHNTKKHMMRKTLQGK, encoded by the exons ATGTGTCGAAAAGAATGGTGCTTCCTCTACTCTTTGGCAGTTCTGTCCCTGAGTTCTGCCTCTGGCTCTGCCTCTGGCTGTGAAGTGATGGGTAAGTTCAACATGCAGAGGTTGTTCAAGCCAGGAGACATAACGATCGGGGGCATTTTTCCTGTGTCCAACAAACAGGAGCAGAGCAACATCTCCTACATGGGAAAGCCTCCTGACGTcaggtgtgtggg GTTCGATCTGCGTGCCTTCCGCTGGACCCAGGTAATGATCTTCGCGATTGAAGAAATCAACGAGGACAATCTCCTGCTGCCCAACATATCCCTGGGTTACAG GATCCAGGACTCCTGTGCGTCTCCCACCAACGTCCTGCGCGCGGCTGTGACTCTGGTCAGCCGGTCAGAGGAGCCTGGTGCCCTGTGCCCTCCTGTGGCTGCTCTCATCGCAGAATCCGGTTCCTCCCAGTCGCTGGCTTTGGCCTCCACCCTGGGCCCCTTCAGGGTGCCCACG GTCAGTTACTTCTCCACCTGCGCCTGTCTGAGTGACAGGGAAAAATACCCCACGTTTTTCCGCACGATCCCCAGTGACTTCTACCAAGCCAAGGCTCTCGCTGCCCTGGTCCGCCGGTTCGGCTGGACCTGGATCGGCGCGCTCCAGTCGGACAACGACTACGGCCGGAACGGCATCCTGGCGTTCACCGAGGAGGTGCAGAAGCAAGGCGTGTGCATCGCATTTGTGGGGACGGTGTTACGGACGTACACCAGGGCCAGGATCCTGGACGTGGTGGACACCATCAAGCAGTCCATGGTCAAAGTCATCCTGGCGTTCGTCCCGGAAGGCGACCTGTACCCCCTCATGCAGGAGGTGGTCCTGCAGAACATCACAGGGATCCAGTGGATCGCCAGCGAGGCCTGGATCACCGCTGCGCGGCCCTCCACCCCGGAGATCTACCGATCCTTCGGGGGGACGATTGGCTTTGTGGTGCGCAAGGTAGCCATTCCCAGGTTCGAACCCTTCCTCCGGGGCATCAGTCCGTATGCGGACCCCAGCGCCGGCTTCATCAGGGACTTCTGGGAGATTATGGCGGGGTGTCGGCCGCTGGCGCCAGGGCAGGtccagggggctgggggcggggccaggagcTGGGCCAGGAGCGGGGCCAGGAGCGGGGCCAGGAGCGGGGCCGAGGGCGTGAAGTGGTGCAGCGGAACGGAAACACTGGCGGGTTCGAGCGACGTGTTCTTCAACGTGACACAGCTGAGGGTAGCGTACAACGTGTACAACGCCGTGTACGCCATCGCACATGCCCTCCATAACCTCATATTTTGCCAGAAGTACGGGGAAAGCCTGGAGATgccttgtgtgaatgtgtctcaGATTCAGCCCAAACAG GTCAGTGACCAGCTGCAGAAGGTGAGACTCACCAACCCGTTTGGGGAAGCCGTGTTTTTCGATAAGAACGGGGATCCGCCCCCCTCCTATGACATCATCAACTGGCAGCTGAGGGAGGGGCAGGTGGATCATGTGACTGTGGGTCACTTTGGCTCCGCCTCAGACGGGGGCTACAAGCTCAGCATCAAGGAAGAAGACATCGTCTGGGGAACAGGTGACATG ATTCCAACAGCAGCATGTTCTGCCGTTTGCCCCCTGGGGACCAGGATGGCTCAGGTGAAAGGCCGGCCTGTCTGCTGCTTTGACTGCATCCCCTGTCCTGAAGGAACTATAGCCAACTCCACAG gTGCTGTAGACTGCGACCCCTGTCCTCGGGAGTACTGGTCCAACAAGATGAGGGATAACTGCATTCAGAAAACCATCGAGTTCCTGTCCTACAACGAACCAATGGGAATAGCTCTTACTGTGATATCCCTGCTAGGTGCTTGTCTGTCATTGGCCACAATGTCAGTTTACATCCACTATAGAGACACGCCTGTGATAAAGGCCAGTAACTTTGAGCTGAGCTCTctgctcctgttctctctcttcatgtgcTTCCTCTGCCCTTTGCCCTTCCTGGGCAAGCCCACCACCCTCACCTGCATGCTGCGCCACACAGCTTTTGCGGTGACCTTTGCCCTCTGCATATCCTGCATCCTGGGCAAGACCATAATCGTGGTGACTGCGTTCAGAGCCACCCTGCCCGGCAGCAACATGGTGGGGAAGTTCGGCCCCTCCCAGCAGAGGGTGATCGTATGTTCATGCACGTTCGTCCAGATATTCATCTGTGTGCTCTGGCTTAATCTCAACCCGCCTTTCGCTGACAAGGTTTTCCGATACAGCAATAAGAAGATTGTTCTGGAGTGTAATCCTGGTTCGGAGGTTGCGTTCTATGCTGTGTTGGGGTACATAGGCCTTCTGGCTGGAACATGCTTGGTCCTGGCTTTCCTGGCCCGAAAGCTGCCTGATAACTTCAATGAAGCCAAGTTCATCACCTTCAGCATGTTGATATTCTGTGCTGTCTGGATCACCTTTATCCCAGCTTATGTCAGCTCTCCTGGGAAGGTGACCGTAGCGGTGGAGATCTTTGCCATCCTGTCTTCTGCATACGGGTTGTTGATTTGCATTTTTGCGCCAAAGTGTTACATTATTTTCATGAAACCAGAACACAATACTAAGAAACATATGATGCGTAAAACTCTCCAAGGAAAGTGA
- the LOC136951350 gene encoding extracellular calcium-sensing receptor-like, translated as MTKARGGTTQPSTPPPCSTHGAFQLPGFQAAGDLMIGGIFPLHYRVELPITNYTSAPPKAQCHGFDPRAFRWAQSLRLAVEQINQNQEFLPNHTLGYKIFDSCATPITALRAALSSLNGPGEENSPLCTGTGRLLALVGESGSSQSIVLSRTLQPFRIPMISYFSTCSCLSNRKEFPTFFRVVPNDDYQVKALARLLQQFGWRWIGVVLEDHDYGRFALQGLQREIQGTDVCLAYSEMIPKDYRRERVLQILEVMQTSSARVVVVFSGEGELYPFLQEFQKQKIPGLQWVASEAWVSAKVLAKAFPFLDGTVGFAVREGKVPGLGEFVRKVKPETYPSNPLVRELWGELYGCDPFPSLPPSTTPLPPSTAPLPLCTGKEVLLEEQSAYMDFSGPRVSYNVYKAVYAIAHSLHNLLSCQPDAGPFLNQSCALSSNIDPWQLQHYLQEVSFNASGEEVNFDLKGDSIPSYDLMNWQRNPDGNPRFVKVGLFDGTKDSGKELVIQEEAIVWAGHQSQAMVSVCSSSCAPGSRKAVRHGEPLCCFDCVPCDSGKISNQTDSIECTVCPENFWSNDDGTMCIPKTVEFLSHDAMGLSLTVIAVVGACLTIAVLGVFLHNRNTPIVRINNSELSFFILISLTLCFLCALVFVGEPTTWSCMLRHTAFSITFSLCISCILGKTLVVLAAFTSTRPGNNIMRWLGPRQQRVIIFSCTLVQVIICTAWLTDAPPFPSRNSQYQSSKIILECSVGSSLAFWCVLGYISLLACLCFVLAFLARKLPGNFNEAKFITFSMLIFCAVWVSFIPAYVSSPGKYADAVETFAILASSYGLLFCLFAPKCFIILLRPEQNTKQHLMGKK; from the exons ATGACGAAAGCCAGGG GCGGCACCACCCAGCCCTCgaccccaccaccctgctccacCCACGGGGCGTTCCAGCTGCCGGGCTTCCAAGCTGCTGGAGACTTGATGATCGGGGGGATTTTCCCCCTTCACTACCGGGTGGAGCTGCCCATCACAAACTACACCTCCGCGCCCCCGAAGGCCCAGTGCCACGG GTTTGACCCGAGAGCGTTCCGCTGGGCTCAGTCCCTGAGGCTGGCCGTGGAGCAGATCAACCAGAATCAGGAGTTTCTGCCCAACCACACGCTGGGGTACAAGATCTTCGACTCGTGTGCCACGCCCATCACGGCCCTCAGGGCGGCTCTGTCTTCGCTGAACGGACCAGGGGAGGAGAACAGCCCCCTGTGTACTGGTACCGGACGTCTGCTGGCGCTGGTCGGGGAGTCTGGTTCTTCACAGTCAATCGTCTTGTCCAGAACTCTGCAGCCGTTTAGAATCCCCATG ATAAGCTACTTCTCCACCTGCTCTTGCCTCAGCAACAGGAAGGAGTTCCCAACCTTCTTCCGCGTGGTCCCCAACGACGACTACCAGGTGAAGGCCCTGGCTCGCCTGCTGCAGCAGTTTGGCTGGCGGTGGATCGGCGTGGTCCTGGAGGACCACGACTACGGACGCTTCGCCCTGCAGGGCCTGCAGAGGGAGATCCAGGGCACTGACGTCTGCCTGGCCTACAGCGAGATGATCCCCAAGGACTACAGACGCGAGCGGGTGCTGCAGATCCTGGAGGTGATGCAGACTTCCTCGGCacgtgtggtggtggtgttctcGGGCGAGGGGGAGTTGTACCCCTTCCTACAGGAGTTTCAGAAGCAGAAGATCCCGGGGCTCCAGTGGGTGGCCAGCGAGGCGTGGGTCAGCGCCAAGGTTCTGGCGAAGGCCTTCCCCTTCCTGGATGGGACGGTGGGCTTTGCGGTCCGCGAGGGGAAGGTCCCAGGGCTCGGGGAGTTTGTGCGGAAGGTGAAGCCCGAGACatacccctccaaccccctggTGAGGGAGCTCTGGGGAGAGCTGTATGGCTGTgaccccttcccttccctgcccccctccaccacccccctgcccccctccactgcCCCTCTGCCCCTATGCACAGGTAAGGAGGTTCTCCTGGAGGAGCAGTCTGCCTACATGGACTTTTCTGGGCCCAGAGTGTCGTATAACGTGTACAAGGCTGTGTACGCCATCGCCCACTCTCTTCACAACCTCCTCAGCTGCCAGCCTGACGCAGGGCCCTTCCTCAACCAGTCATGTGCTCTCAGCAGCAACATTGACCCCTGGCAG CTTCAGCACTATCTCCAGGAAGTGTCCTTCAATGCATCTGGAGAGGAGGTGAACTTTGACCTGAAAGGAGACTCCATTCCCTCCTACGACCTGATGAACTGGCAGAGAAACCCTGATGGAAACCCCCGGTTCGTGAAGGTCGGCCTGTTTGATGGAACAAAGGATTCTGGGAAGGAGCTGGTGATCCAGGAGGAGGCGATAGTGTGGGCGGGGCATCAGAGCCAGGCAA tggtgtctgtgtgcagctCCAGCTGTGCTCCAGGATCCAGGAAGGCTGTCCGTCATGGGGAGCCTCTGTGCTGCTTTGACTGTGTACCATGTGACAGCGGCAAGATCAGTAATCAGACAG ATTCTATAGAGTGCACCGTTTGTCCTGAGAACTTCTGGTCGAACGACGATGGCACCATGTGCATCCCCAAGACAGTGGAGTTCCTGTCCCACGACGCCATGGGCTTGTCCCTGACGGTGATCGCTGTAGTGGGAGCCTGTCTGACCATAGCTGTCCTGGGAGTATTCCTCCACAACAGGAACACCCCCATCGTCCGCATCAACAACTCAGAGCTGAGTTTCTTCATCCTgatctccctgactctctgcttcctgtgtgcgcTGGTCTTTGTGGGGGAGCCCACTACCTGGTCCTGCATGCTGCGTCACACGGCCTTCAGCATCACCTTCTCCCTCTGCATCTCCTGCATCCTGGGCAAGACCCTGGTGGTCCTGGCtgccttcacctccaccaggcCCGGGAACAACATCATGAGGTGGCTGGGGCCCAGGCAGCAGAGGGTCATCATCTTCAGCTGCACCCTGGTCCAGGTGATCATCTGTACAGCCTGGCTCACAGatgcccctcccttcccctccaggAACTCCCAGTACCAAAGCTCCAAGATCATTCTAGAATGCAGCGTGGGCTCCAGCCTGGCGTTCTGGTGCGTTCTGGGATACATCAGCCTCCTGGCCTGCTTGTGCTTCGTCTTGGCTTTCCTGGCCCGCAAGTTGCCCGGCAACTTCAACGAGGCCAAGTTCATCACCTTCAGCATGCTGATCTTCTGCGCCGTGTGGGTGTCGTTCATCCCCGCGTACGTCAGCTCTCCTGGGAAGTACGCCGACGCAGTGGAGACCTTTGCCATCCTGGCCTCCAGTTACGGCCTGCTCTTCTGCCTGTTCGCTCCCAAGTGTTTCATCATCCTCCTGAGGCCTGAGCAGAACACCAAACAGCATCTCATGGGGAAGAAATAA